One region of Gossypium raimondii isolate GPD5lz chromosome 6, ASM2569854v1, whole genome shotgun sequence genomic DNA includes:
- the LOC105771761 gene encoding CENP-B homolog protein 1-like: MASHLKGVKKSTLTDEMRKTLCAYKNEHPSSSQKDLQQWVQQTFDLSVSQSTISNTLKRSSEYLSKDINNSNVKMHKLAKYLKLEKVLYEWFLQYQEKVNMTEEIIQTKTKEFLQKMYGDANSEFNFLIGWLEWFKVRHGIKSYRRFGESGSVVMENIEDALPQIRAKLKNFDWKDIYNNMDETSIFYRLQADHLLATKQLE; this comes from the coding sequence ATGGCTTCCCATTTGAAAGGTGTAAAAAAGTCTACATTGACAGATGAGATGAGAAAAACATTATGTGCGTACAAAAATGAGCATCCCTCTTCAAGTCAAAAAGATTTGCAACAGTGGGTTCAACAAACATTTGATCTCTCTGTCAGCCAATCAACAATATCAAATACTCTTAAAAGATCATCTGAATATTTGtcaaaagatataaataatagcAATGTTAAAATGCACAAATTAGCCAAATATCTCAAATTAGAGAAGGTATTGTATGAGTGGTTTCTCCAATATCAAGAGAAAGTAAACATGACTGAAGAAATTATTCAAACTAAAACAAAAGAGTTTCTGCAGAAAATGTATGGTGATGCAAATTCCGAATTTAACTTCTTAATTGGTTGGCTAGAATGGTTCAAGGTAAGACATGGGATTAAGTCTTATAGAAGATTTGGTGAAAGTGGTTCAGTTGTTATGGAGAATATTGAAGATGCTTTACCTCAAATAAgagctaaattgaaaaattttgattggaagGATATCTATAATAATATGGATGAAACAAGCATATTTTATCGTTTGCAAGCAGATCATTTACTGGCTACAAAGCAATTAGAATGA
- the LOC105774850 gene encoding cytokinin dehydrogenase 3: protein MAVALPSFLTAIMIMSRLMAFIGITRNNDMSSKLQALDIAPKLSYDPSAIESASQDFGHIVKAVPQAVFLPSSPWDIASLVNFSYRNSVPFIIAARGNSHSVNGQAMAKNGVVIDMTSMKNGNGTGIRIASDGSYADVGGQQFWIDVLNATLGLGLTPVSWTDYLYLTVGGTLSNAGISGQTFRYGPQISNVYEIDVITGTADFVTCSPNNNSDLFYAALGGLGQFGIITRARIPLEPAPKRVKWVRMLYTDFSDFTRDQELLISKNGRNDNKALNYLEGSLLLDQGSLDNWRSSFFQPQDQPKIISLITKFRIVYCLEIVKHYDGQTKTTVDKDLQQLLKGLSYLPGFMFEKDAKYEEFLNRVHSEELKLKAKGLWDVPHPWLNLFIPKSKISDFNDGVFKSIVLQRNITTGPVLVYPMNRKKWDDRMSAVIPDEEIFYTVGLLQSSGFDDWRTFEAQNKEILQFCEKAGIKVKQYLPHYTTKEGWVNHFGSKWSTFQKRKLQFDPKLLLSPGQRIFNNNE, encoded by the exons atggctGTCGCTTTGCCATCATTTCTCACAGCTATAATGATTATGAGCCGTTTGATGGCCTTCATAGGGATAACAAGGAATAATGATATGTCCTCTAAACTCCAAGCCCTTGATATTGCACCCAAACTCTCTTATGATCCTTCAGCCATTGAATCAGCCTCTCAAGATTTTGGTCACATAGTAAAAGCCGTTCCCCAAGCTGTTTTTCTCCCTTCTTCCCCTTGGGACATTGCTTCCCTTGTAAATTTCAGTTACAGAAATTCGGTTCCTTTCATAATAGCAGCCAGAGGGAACAGCCACTCCGTCAATGGCCAAGCCATGGCAAAAAACGGGGTCGTTATTGACATGACGTCAATGAAGAACGGGAATGGAACCGGAATCAGAATCGCGAGTGACGGGTCTTATGCGGATGTTGGCGGCCAACAGTTTTGGATTGACGTGCTGAATGCGACATTGGGACTTGGGCTTACGCCCGTTTCCTGGACAGATTATTTGTACTTAACCGTAGGTGGAACGCTCTCCAATGCCGGAATCAGTGGACAAACCTTTCGATACGGTCCTCAGATCAGTAACGTTTATGAAATAGATGTTATAACAG GCACAGCTGATTTTGTGACTTGCTCTCCAAACAACAACTCCGATCTCTTCTATGCTGCTCTTGGAGGTTTAGGCCAGTTTGGTATAATAACAAGAGCTAGGATTCCACTTGAGCCAGCACCAAAACgg GTTAAGTGGGTACGAATGTTGTACACTGATTTCTCAGATTTTACTAGAGACCAAGAGCTTTTGATCTCCAAGAATGGAAGGAATGACAATAAAGCACTAAATTATTTGGAAGGTTCACTTCTACTGGATCAAGGTTCTTTAGATAACTGGAGATCCTCCTTTTTCCAACCCCAAGATCAACCCAAAATTATCTCCTTGATAACCAAATTTCGCATTGTTTACTGTCTTGAAATTGTCAAGCACTATGATGGTCAAACCAAAACCACTGTGGACAAG GATCTGCAGCAGCTTCTGAAAGGCTTGAGCTACTTGCCTGGATTTATGTTCGAAAAAGATGCCAAATATGAGGAGTTCTTGAATAGAGTCCATAGTGAAGAGCTGAAGCTTAAAGCAAAAGGACTATGGGATGTTCCACATCCATGGTTGAATCTTTTTATACCCAAGTCCAAGATATCAGATTTCAATGATGGTGTTTTCAAGAGCATTGTCCTTCAAAGAAACATTACTACTGGACCCGTCCTTGTTTACCCCATGAACAGAAAAAA ATGGGATGATAGGATGTCAGCTGTTATACCAGATGAAGAAATTTTCTACACAGTGGGGTTATTGCAATCAAGTGGATTTGATGATTGGAGAACTTTTGAGGCTCAAAATAAGGAAATATTGCAGTTTTGTGAAAAGGCTGGCATCAAGGTTAAGCAGTATCTTCCTCACTACACAACTAAGGAAGGTTGGGTCAATCACTTTGGCTCAAAATGGAGCACTTTTCAGAAGAGAAAACTTCAGTTTGATCCGAAATTGTTATTATCTCCAGGGCAGAGAATTTTCAATAACAATGAATAA
- the LOC105772598 gene encoding CRM-domain containing factor CFM3, chloroplastic/mitochondrial: protein MALSPFPVTHQACPLSSSHSLYYLILQTKTQNNSFRALKFKSYCVSHQTVKVGIDISKKKRKPKPSFLDQIKDKWSQKPIISTREKLPWQEKEELEEQEEVEKEQTFEATASETESDEDPRVEVSDPVSIPLPSQVIAAPWSHGRKFNEPHFDFVPESPEFESQIEVSFANEKPIDFVGDRIEKPELLDEEISFNKQKPILSAHKKIAAVEGINEVVSSRQNLEVSTSGSNEGGSIEGDGKRGKKKSNTEMAERMIPEHELRRLRNIALRMVERTKVGAAGITQALVEHIYERWKLDEVIKLKFEEPLSLNMKRTHEVLEKRTGGLVIWRSGGSVVLYRGMAYKLHCVQSYSGQDQADTSALDVLTTNTETMVVKDSVRTEESFMLSSLEYLKDLSKEELMDLCELNHLLDELGPRYKDWSGREPLPVDADLLPPVVPGYQLPFRRLPYGVRQCLKDREMTTFRRLARSMPPHFALGRNRELQGLAQAIVKLWERTAIAKIAVKRGVENTRNERMAEELKRLTGGTLLSRNKEFIVFYRGNDFLPPVVTNTLKEMQKSRNLRQEEEEEARGRALALVGSNVKASTLPLVAGTLAETTAATSRWGHQPSPDEVEEMKRNSALTQQASLVRHLEKKLAHAKGKLTKANKALAKVQEHLDPTDLPTDLETLSEEERILFRKIGLSMKPYLLLGKRGVYDGTIENMHLHWKYRELVKILVKRESLAQVKHIAISLEAESGGVLVSLDKTTKGYAIIIYRGKNYLRPLEVRPKNLLTKRQALARSVELQRCEALKHHISYLLEKIELMKSELEEMKAGNEVGAVNTPYSRLNEALLSDEDIEEEDWEDEYMESYGSGNDNDDDDDQQKERPV, encoded by the exons ATGGCGCTCTCACCATTTCCTGTAACTCATCAAGCTTGCCCATTATCATCTTCACATTCTCTTTACTATCTTATTTTGCAAACCAAGACCCAGAATAACAGTTTCAGAgcactcaaattcaaatcttattGTGTTTCTCATCAAACAGTAAAGGTTGGTATTGATATAAGTAAGAAGAAGAGGAAGCCCAAGCCAAGTTTTTTGGACCAAATTAAGGATAAATGGTCTCAAAAACCAATCATTTCCACTAGAGAGAAATTGCCATGGCAAGAAAAAGAGGAACTTGAAGAACAAGAAGAAGTTGAAAAAGAGCAGACTTTTGAGGCGACCGCATCTGAGACAGAAAGTGATGAAGACCCACGAGTGGAAGTGAGTGACCCAGTGAGTATTCCTTTGCCGAGTCAGGTAATTGCTGCTCCTTGGTCTCATGGACGCAAATTTAATGAACcccattttgattttgttccTGAAAGTCCAGAATTTGAGTCTCAAATAGAAGTTAGTTTTGCTAATGAGAAACCAATTGATTTCGTTGGCGACCGAATTGAAAAACCCGAACTTTTAGATGAGGAAATTAGCTTTAATAAGCAAAAGCCTATATTATCAGCACACAAAAAGATTGCAGCTGTTGAGGGCATAAATGAGGTAGTTTCCTCCAGGCAGAATTTGGAGGTTTCTACTAGTGGTAGTAACGAGGGTGGTTCAATTGAAGGAGATGGCAAGAGGGGTAAGAAGAAGAGCAACACAGAGATGGCAGAGAGGATGATACCTGAGCATGAATTGCGGAGGCTAAGGAATATTGCGCTGAGGATGGTGGAGAGGACTAAAGTTGGAGCTGCAGGTATCACACAGGCGTTAGTTGAGCACATTTATGAGAGATGGAAGTTGGATGAGGTGATCAAGTTGAAGTTTGAAGAGCCTCTTTCTCTTAACATGAAACGTACACACGAGGTTTTGGAG AAAAGAACTGGAGGGTTGGTTATATGGAGATCAGGTGGCTCAGTGGTGTTATATAGGGGCATGGCCTACAAGCTTCACTGTGTTCAATCGTATTCCGGGCAGGATCAGGCTGATACAAGTGCTTTGGATGTTTTAACTACTAACACAGAAACTATGGTAGTTAAGGACTCTGTTAGGACCGAGGAGTCCTTCATGCTTTCTTCTTTGGAATATTTGAAGGATCTATCTAAAGAAGAGCTCATGGATTTGTGTGAACTCAACCATTTGTTAGATGAACTAGGTCCACGATATAAAGATTGGTCAGGTCGAGAACCGTTGCCTGTTGATGCGGACTTGCTTCCACCTGTTGTTCCTGGGTATCAACTCCCATTCAGACGCCTTCCTTATGGGGTAAGACAATGTTTGAAGGATCGTGAAATGACTACTTTCCGTAGACTTGCGAGGTCAATGCCTCCTCATTTTGCCTTAG GAAGAAATAGGGAACTGCAAGGTTTGGCACAGGCTATTGTGAAGTTATGGGAAAGAACTGCAATTGCTAAGATAGCCGTTAAACGTGGAGTAGAAAATACACGCAATGAAAGAATGGCTGAAGAGCTTAAG CGATTGACAGGGGGGACATTGCTTTCCAGAAACAAggaatttattgtattttacagAGGCAATGATTTCTTGCCACCTGTTGTAACAAATACATTGAAAGAGATGCAAAAGTCGAGAAATCTTCGGCAGGAGGAGGAAGAGGAAGCACGAGGGAGGGCCCTAGCCTTGGTGGGATCTAATGTAAAAGCTTCTACACTTCCTTTGGTTGCCGGCACTCTCGCAGAAACCACTGCTGCAACCTCTCGCTGGGGGCACCAACCAAGCCCCGATGAAGTGGAGGAAATGAAGAGAAATTCAGCATTGACTCAACAGGCTTCACTAGTCAGACATCTTGAGAAGAAACTAGCTCAT GCTAAAGGGAAGTTGACAAAGGCCAATAAAGCTTTAGCTAAAGTGCAGGAGCATCTTGATCCCACAGATCTCCCGACTGATTTGGAAACGTTGAGTGAAGAGGAGAGAATTTTATTCCGTAAGATTGGTCTGAGTATGAAACCCTACTTGCTTTTGG gaaAACGAGGAGTTTATGATGGTACAATAGAAAACATGCACCTCCATTGGAAATACCGAGAGTTGGTAAAGATACTTGTGAAAAGAGAAAGTTTGGCCCAAGTGAAGCATATTGCAATTTCATTGGAGGCTGAGAGTGGTGGGGTGCTAGTATCTTTAGATAAAACTACTAAAGGCTATGCTATTATAATCTATCGAGGAAAAAACTACTTGCGTCCTCTTGAAGTGAGGCCAAAGAATTTATTGACAAAAAGGCAGGCATTAGCTCGATCAGTTGAACTTCAGAGATGTGAG GCACTGAAGCATCACATCTCTTACTTACTGGAAAAAATCGAGCTAATGAAATCAGAGCTG GAAGAAATGAAAGCTGGGAATGAGGTTGGTGCCGTAAATACCCCGTACTCAAGGTTGAATGAAGCTCTACTTTCTGATGAGGATATTGAAGAG GAAGACTGGGAAGATGAGTATATGGAATCATATGGCAGCGGcaatgataatgatgatgatgatgatcagCAAAAGGAAAGACCAGTTTAG